The following proteins come from a genomic window of Deltaproteobacteria bacterium:
- the murD gene encoding UDP-N-acetylmuramoyl-L-alanine--D-glutamate ligase, translated as MHQLIHDRQLAGHRAVVVGAGISGLAAAKLLTALGAEVRILEKDSAKADALALEAGPLGWDLRLGEHTPDQFAGVDLVIVSPGVAMDSIAPYLPSAAKVVSELELGSWFVSKPVVAVTGTNGKTTTTAMIAHILTMEGHRVFAGGNLGEPLCAHVLSGREVDFVVLEVSSFQAQFTESLHPASAVLLNFSANHLDHHRSMDEYLNAKLRLFARMTDQDQAVLALELKELLEPKNFTRARRVYFVANPEMVCPRLRGNHNLANAEAAYLALRPFGVTREKVRRALATFVPWPHRLQSVVEHRGVLWVDDSKATTVDALRAALRSFPGRPILLLAGGVFKGGDLTSLLPLLRDTVREIFLFGASREIFESAWQGHLPLTWSPSLDQAVALAHGRAVAGDVVLLSPATASFDLFANYKERGLAFQRALVSLTAGREVTR; from the coding sequence ATGCACCAACTCATCCATGATCGCCAGCTGGCCGGTCACAGGGCCGTGGTCGTCGGGGCCGGGATTTCCGGCCTGGCCGCCGCCAAGCTTTTGACCGCTCTGGGGGCCGAGGTCCGTATCCTGGAAAAGGATTCGGCCAAGGCCGACGCCCTGGCGCTCGAGGCTGGTCCTTTGGGCTGGGATCTTCGCTTGGGGGAACACACCCCGGATCAATTCGCGGGTGTCGATCTTGTCATCGTGAGCCCCGGGGTGGCCATGGATTCCATCGCCCCGTACCTGCCTTCCGCAGCCAAGGTCGTTTCCGAACTCGAACTCGGGTCCTGGTTCGTGTCCAAACCCGTCGTGGCCGTCACCGGAACCAACGGCAAGACCACGACCACGGCTATGATCGCCCATATCCTGACGATGGAGGGTCACCGGGTATTCGCCGGGGGCAATCTTGGGGAGCCGCTTTGCGCCCACGTTTTGTCCGGGCGGGAGGTGGATTTCGTCGTCCTGGAAGTCAGCAGTTTCCAGGCTCAGTTCACCGAGTCCCTGCACCCTGCCTCGGCCGTCTTGCTGAACTTCTCCGCCAACCATCTAGACCACCATCGGTCCATGGACGAATATCTTAACGCCAAGCTCCGGCTCTTCGCCCGCATGACCGACCAGGATCAGGCGGTCCTTGCCCTGGAACTCAAGGAACTGCTCGAACCCAAAAACTTCACCCGGGCCCGGCGGGTCTATTTCGTTGCCAATCCGGAAATGGTCTGTCCCAGGCTTCGGGGAAACCACAACCTAGCCAACGCCGAGGCCGCCTATCTGGCCCTGAGGCCCTTTGGGGTGACCAGGGAAAAGGTTCGCCGAGCCCTGGCCACATTCGTTCCCTGGCCCCACCGCCTGCAGTCCGTGGTTGAACACCGCGGAGTGCTCTGGGTCGACGACTCCAAAGCTACGACCGTAGACGCCCTGCGGGCCGCCCTGCGAAGCTTTCCTGGTCGCCCCATCCTTCTTCTTGCCGGAGGGGTCTTCAAGGGAGGAGACTTGACATCCCTGCTTCCCCTGCTCCGGGACACGGTACGGGAAATCTTCCTCTTCGGAGCCAGTCGGGAAATCTTCGAGTCGGCCTGGCAGGGACATCTTCCCCTGACTTGGTCGCCGAGTCTTGATCAGGCCGTGGCCCTGGCCCACGGCCGGGCCGTGGCCGGGGATGTCGTCCTCCTCTCCCCGGCCACGGCCAGCTTCGACCTCTTTGCCAACTACAAGGAACGGGGCTTGGCCTTTCAACGGGCCTTGGTCTCTCTGACGGCCGGACGGGAGGTGACCCGATGA